DNA from Nocardioides seonyuensis:
GAGGCCATCGCGCACAGCCTCGACTACGGTCCGAGTGACGTGCAGTTCGGCCCCTCGCCGGTGGGCCACGGCACGGGGCTGATCACCAGCTTCGCTCTTCCGCTGGTGACCGGCGCGTCGTCGTACCTGATGGAGGTGTGGGAGCCCGAGGAGGCTTTGCGTCGAATCCAGCAGTACGGCTGCACCACGGCGGTAACGGCAACGGCCTTCCTCCAGATGCTCATGACGGCCTTCGACCCTGCTAAGCACGACGCGAGCTCGCTGCGCCGATGGGTCTGCGCGGGCGCGCCCATTCCCAGCGTGGTGGTCGAAAAATCTCGCCAGATCTTCTCGGGGTGCCAGACCCTCAGCCTCTACGGGCGCACGGAGAACTACCTGACGACGATGTGCACCGTGCGCGACGAGCCCGAGCGTTCGGTGAACTCAGACGGCTCAGCTCTCCGGGGTGCCGAGGTGAAGATCGTCGACGAGCGAGGGCAGGAAGTGCCGCGCGGCGAGGAGGGCGACATCGCCTACCGCGGCCCCAGCCACATGATCGAGTACTTCCGGGACGACGTCGAGACCAAGGCATTGTTCACGCCTGACGGCTTCTCCAAGTCTGGTGACCTCGGCCGGATGGACGAGGACGGTTACGTCCGAGTGACCGGCAGGCTCAAGGACATCGTGATCCGGGGCGGGATGAACATCAGCGCGCGCGAGATCGAGGAGCACCTCCTGCGCATGCCCGGGGTCAGCAACGTCGCGGTGGTCGGAATGCCGGACGAGCGCCTGGGGGAGAAGGTGTGTGCATACATCGTTTCCGAAGACCCCGACAACCCGCCCACGTTGGAGGAGGTGATCGCCCACCTCAAGGAGCACAAGGTCGCCACCCAGAAGCTGCCGGAGCGGCTCGAGGTCGTCTCGGAGTTCCCTGTGACGGCCACTGGCAAGATCCAGAAGCACGTGCTGCGGGCCGACATCGCGGAGAAGGTCTCATGACGCAGGAGCAGAGCAACAGGAACGACTCGACCGCCCTCGAGGCGCACATCGGAGAGTTGAACCGGTGGCTGACGCTCGAGATGCAGCTGTCCGCCGTCGCCGCCCACGGAGGGGGCATCGCCGGACTGGTGCGCCACGCGTCCTCGTTGAGCCCCAACCCGCTCTGGGTGCTCGACTCCCGGCACCGCGTGGTCGCTCGGTCGTATCAGGCCCGAGGGTCGGACTTCCGTCAGCCCGAGCTCCATCGGCTGCTGGAGAGCAGGCCCACGAGCCTCGCGGCGACCGAACCGACCCTCGTGCCTGTCCAGCCAGCCCTGGGCATCGCGCGTCGCCACCTGCTGATCCCCGTGTCCCGGGACGACCACATGTTTGCGTGGCTGGTGGTCGCCGAGGTCTCCGCACGTTTCGGGCGTGAGGACGCCCGCTTTGCTGCGAGGCTGGCATTCCACCTAGCCAGTGAGTACTCGGCGCAGCGTCGGGTTGCGCAGGCATCCTGGAATGCCCGCTCGACCCTGGCGCGTCAGCTCGTTCGCGGCACGACCAGCGTGGCGGACCTGATGGTCGCCGCCGACTACCTGGGCGTGCAGCCACGAGCTGACCGCGTCGTCGTCTACGTCTCCGAGGCGTCGGGCTCCGAACCCCATGACGAAGAGGCCTTGTCCGAGAGCGTCGCTGCTGAGCTGGGCGTCGAGGTGCTCCCCACCCGTGGCAGTGAGGGCGTGATCCTGCTCGTCGAGGTCCCGGAGGAGGCGCCAGGCGCCGCGTTCGTCCAGTCGGTCAAGCACGCAATGACCGCGGTCATGACGGAGCTCGGTGAGCCAGAGGTCGCGGTGGGCGTGTCGGGCGTCAGTCGCATGGGCGCGCTGGAACGCGCCTACCGAGAGACCCGGGAGGTGATCCATTGCATCGATCGGTTCTCCCGTCCGGGCTGCAAGGTGGTCTCTGTCAACGACCTGGGTCCAGCCAGGCTCTTCGTGGCGAACAGTGACCTCGGCGCGGTTCGGCACTATGTCCAGGACGTGCTCGGTGCCCTCCTGACCGGGCTGCCGGGCACCCCCGATCTCCTTCGCACCCTGCAGTGCTTCTTCGACACCGGCCACAGCGTCCGTGAATCAGCTGCCCTGCTGGGCATCCACGAGAACACCGTGCGCCTCCGCCTGGCGAAGATCCACGAGCTCACCGGCCTGGATGTCGCATCGGACGCAAATGACCAGCTCAGCGCGCAGACCGCGCTCCTCGTGCTGCGGCTCGAGGGGCATCCTGCCATTCCCGCGTTCGGTGAGCACCAGCCGATGGTGCAGAAGGTGGCGGCGAAGAAGGACACTGCGTGAGAGCGCTCGTCATCCCGGAGAAGATCGGACCCGACCAAGCGACCCTCCGAGACGGCGTCCCAGAGCCAGAAGGCGCGCATCCATGGGCTGACGGCGAGCGCCTGCTCGTCGAGGTGCGAGCAGCGGCTGTGGCATTTCCAGACGTGCTGCAGAGCCGTGGCGAGTACCAGCATGGCACCGAGGCGCCGTACGTGACCGGGGGCGAGTACGCCGGCGTTGTGCTCGAGGCGCCGTCGTCGTCGCGGTTCCGCGCGGGTGATCGCATCGCGGGACTGAGCGTCTGGGGAGCCGTGGCTGAGCGCGCGCTAGGCATCCCCCGTTATGCCGTGCGGATCCCAGACGAGATGTCCTGGACGGCGGGCGCGGCCTTCTTCCTCAACTATGCGACCGCCGCCTTCGCGCTGCGTCGCGCCGGGTTCGTGGAGGCGGAGTCAGTCCTCGTCCACGGGGCCTCCGGCGGTGTGGGGACGGCGACGCTGGACCTGCTGCGGGGACGTGCTGGCCGGCTTGTCGCAGTCGTCTCGTCGGACGCCAAGGCCGCCGTCGCCCGTGACTGTGGCGCCGACGAGGTGCTCTTCACCGATCAGGAGTGGTCGCGCCAGGTGCGTGAGCTCACCGGCCACGGTGTCGACGTGGTAATCGATCCGGTGGGCGGTGACAGGTTCACGGACTCGTTGCGCGCGCTCGATGTCGGTGGCCGGCTGATGGTTGTCGGCTTCGCCGCAGGCGGCATCCCCGAGGTCCGGGTGAACCGGCTGCTGCTGCGCATCCTCAGTGTCATGGGCGTGGCCCTGGAGCCGTGGGTCCAACGCCACCCCGACTACGGACCCGAGCTCATCGACCAGCTCGAGTCGCTTGCCCAGGAGAGGCGGGTCCGGCCGTGGATCGGGACGACGCTGCGGTTCGGCCAGGCCGAGCAGGCTCTGACGACCCTTGCCAGTAGGGAAGCCCTCGGCAAGGTGGTCGTCGAGCTGTGAGGGCCTAGAGCAGGAGCGTGCCGCCGTCGACCGGGAGCCCGACCCCGGTGATGTAGGCAGAGGCGTCGCTCGCCAGGAACACGGCCGTGCTGGCGATCTCGACCGGGTCCCCCAGACGCCCTGAAGGAATGCGTGCGTCGATGATCTTGCGCTGGTAGTTGGGGCTGTAGTTCGCAGTGGCCTCGGTGAGGAAGATGCCGGGCATGATGGCGTTGACCCGGATGCCGCGTGCGCCCCACTGCGCGGCGAGGTCCCGGGTCATCCCCAGCACTCCAGCCTTCGCAGAACTGTATCCGGCGGCGGGCATCTTCGCCGTCGTCACAGCCATGACACTGGAGAGGTTCACCACCGCGCTCCCGGGAGGCATGACCCTGCCGGCCGCCTGGGCCATCCAGTACGAGCCGAACAGGTTGACGTCGACGACCTGGCGGAAGTGCTCGGGCGGGTCCTCGGTTGCGGGGTTGTAGTCCCCGCCGATCCCTGCGTTGTTGACCAGGATGTCGCAACCGCCGAGCTCGGCCACGGCGGTGGCGACGAAGCGGTCGCAATCCTCGACCTTCGTCACGTCGGTCTCGACGGCGACACACCGGCGTCCGAGGGCCTCGACGAGGCCCTTCGTCTCCTTCAGCATGTCGAGGCGTCGGGCGCCGATCGCGACGTCCGCGCCCGCAGCCGCCATGCCCTGTGCGATGGCCACGCCGAGACCGCTCGAGGCGCCCGTGATGACAGCCACCTTGCCGTCGAGGCGGAAGCGGTCTCGCCAGACTGTCTCGTCGTAGAGGTCTGCGTCGGCATTGGTCATGCTCCGGTTCTACACCCGTGCGACACCACATCGGACACAGCCCGGAGGCCGGCGCTGTGGGCTTCTCCAGCATCTTAGGGAGGGTGCCTTGTTCCAACCGCTGTCAGCGAGAACAGTTGGCGCGTGCACACCATCGGACCTGACGAAGTAGTCGAACGAGCGACAACGGCCATGCGGCGCGTGTCCGCTCACGCCGAAGTGACCGAGCTGGGGCAGCTCGAGGGCGGGGTGTCGAGCCTCACCTACTCCTGCTTGGTGGCCGACTCCTTGGGCGAGCGACAGGTGGTGCTCAAGATCGCCCCGCCGGGACTTGCGCCGGTCCACCATCGAGACGTGTTGCGTCAGGCTCGCGTGTTGCGACTCCTCGCGGGCCTTCCCGGGTTTCCGGTCCCCGGGGTTGTTTTCGAGGACGGAGGTGACCCACCGGACGTGCCCCCGATGTTCGGCATGGAGCTCCGCGCCGGGGACGCCTACGAGCCGGGGCTGGACATGTCCGCGAACCCACCCGCACCCGACGTGGCAGCCGAGCGGATGCTCGCGGCGGCCCGGGCTCTCGGGGTCCTCCAGACGCGGACCCCCGATGAGCTGGGGGTCGGGGAGGAGCCGGTCTCCGCGGTGCAGGACGAGCTCGACAGGTGGGAGCGGCTGTTCTCCACCGTCGACGCGGACATCGCACCCGGGCATCAGGACCTGTATCGACGCCTGTCCGAGCGGGTCCCTCGCGGGATCGAGCCGCGAATGCTCCATGGGGACTACCGGCTGGCGAACATGCTGTTCGTCGGCCGCGACCTCGAGGCAGTCATCGACTGGGAGATCTGGTCGGTGGGGGACCCGCGCTTCGACCTGGCCTGGCTGCTCATGCACCTCAACCCCAGGCATGTCTTCCACGAGGACCGCTCCGATGCAGACGTGGCCGCCTGCTCCGCCCTGCCCTCGGCGCAGGCGATCATCGACGAGTACGTCTCGACCCGGCGCGGCCTCGGTGCGGACGAGGGCCACATCGAGGCGGTCACGACGGGTCTGGAGTGGTTCGTCGGGGTCGGCTTCTACAAGGTGGCCTCGACCATCGCCGCGATCTACAAGCGTGAGCGCAAGCTGCCTCAACCCACTCCCAAGCTGGAGGTGGCCGCCCGGCATCTCCCGGGGGTGCTCGAGGCGGGACACTCGGTCCTCGACACCGTGTGAGAGCGGCCGACGCAGGGTTCCCCTGTAGTCGGCCGCCCTCCTCAGCGGATCTCGACGACGACCTTGCCCACTGCAGTGCGTTTCTCGAGTGCGGAGAGTGCCTCGCCGGCTCGATCCATGGGGTAGACCGCACCGATGCTGGGCCTGAGCTGGCCCTCGTCGAGCAGCGCCTGCACGCCCAGGCGGACGCGCTCGAGCGTGCCTGGGTGCTCGGTCTCCATCACGTCCATGGTGATGCCGGTCAGCGTGAGGTTGCGCAGCAGGAGTCGGTTCACCTTCACGGTCGGGATCGTTCCACCGGTGAAGCCGACGATCACGCCACGTCCTCCGACGCGCAGCGATCGCATGGTGTCGAGGAACTGATCGCCGCCCACCATGTCCACGAAGACCTCGACGCCCCGGCCATCGGTCAGGTCGCGGACCTCGGAGAGCCAGTCTCCGCCCGTCCTCACGACGTGGCTGGCTCCCGACTTCCTTGCTGCAAGGGCCTTCGCCTCGCTCGACACAAGTGCGATCGACCGGTAGCCGAGTGAGCGGCAGAGGTCGAGGGCGCAGGAGCCGACCCCGCCGGAAGCGCCGGTGACGAGGACCGTCTCCCCAGGTTCGGCCCCGGCGCGGTCCAAGGCGTACCAGGCGGTGGAGTAGTTCATGTAGATGCTTGCTCCCTCGACGAAGGACATCGAGTCTGGAAGCCTCACCAGGTAGTCCTCGATGGCGAGTGCCTGGTCGGCCATGGCCCCTTGCCACACGATGCCGCCGACCCGGTCGCCGACAGACACCCAGGAGTCCTCCGGGGCTTCCAGGACGACCCCGGAGAGCTCGGAGCCGCAGATGTACGGCGGCTCCACGCCGCCTTGGTACTTGCCCCACGTCTGCAAGGGGTCGATGAAGGAGAGCCCCACGGCATGCACGTCCACGAGGACGCGTCTCCCGCCCGCCCGGGGGTGGGCTCCTTCAGGGGACGGCACCTCCTTGACGACCGCGGACCCCGGTCCGTTCAACGTGTCGACGACCACGGCGCGCATCAGGCGTCCTTCTCGTAGTAGCAGGTAAAGAGGTGCTCGGCCACGCATGCCGGCTTGTCCTTGCCCTCGATCTCGAAGGTCTCGCGTGTCCTGAACTTGATCCCTTGGTCGACCGGCTCACCGTCGATCAGCTCCATCGTCATCCGGACTCGTGAACCCACCGGGACGGGGAGAAGCCAACGCACCTTGTCGTAGCCGTAGTTCAGCTGCAGAGACGTACCGGTCACCTCGAGGATCTCGTAGAAGAACTTGGGACCGAGCGCCAAGGTGAACAGGCCGTGGGCGATCACGGTGCCCGTGGGGGTCCTGGCTGCCGCCGCGGGATCGACGTGGATCGGGTTCCAGTCCTCGGTCGCGTCCGCGAAGGCCAGAATGCGTTCCTGGGTGACGTCGTGCCACGAACTCGTGCCGATGACCCGGCCGCCCGAGGCTTGCAGCTCGGCGATGCTCAACGAAGTAGTCATGTGGACAGACAAGCCGGTCGCGTGGGGCAGATCCATCTCGTCTGCTCGCCCGTGCTGGAGAATCCCACACCATTCACAGTGCAGCTAGGGGCCGGCCTGGAGCCGGTCGACGTACGGTCCAGGGACCGCCGGGTCCGCTCGTCAAGCGGCCTGCCAAGTTCCCAGGAGGCTCCAAAATGGACTGGTCGATTCCCAAGGACATCACCGAGTTCATCGTCAAGATCGATGACTTCATCGCTGCTGAACTGAAGCCGATCGAGGAGGAGAACCAGGAATTCTTCGACCACCGCCGCGAGTTCAGCCGGACAGACCTCGAGCGGGACGGATTCCCGGCCGCCCGATGGCTGGAGATCCTCGCGGAACTTCGTCGCCGCGCAGACGCTGCGGGTCTGTACCGCTACCCGCTGCCGGCTGCACTGGGCGGCCAGGACGGGTCCAACCTCGCCATGGCAATGATTCGCGAGCACTTGACCTCGCTCGGGCCTGGGCTGCACTTCCCCCACCATGACGAGCACTCGGTGGTGGCGAATCTGCCGATCGCCCTGGTCCTCCTCGAGTACGGCACCCACCTACAGAAGGAGCAGTACCTCGATCGCCATGTCTCCGGAGAGATCGAGATCGCCTTCGGGCTCACGGAACCGGGCCACGGCAGCGACGCGACGTTCATCGAGACGACTGCTCGCAGGGACGGGGACGACTGGATCATCAACGGAGCCAAGCGCTTCAACAGCCTCTCGGACGCCGCGGAGGCTGACCTCGTCTTTGCCCGCACCTCGGGCGAGGACGGAAAGGCAGACGGGATCACGGCGTTCCTGGTCCCGACAGATTCCGAGGGCTTCTCGATCCCGTTCAACCACTGGACCATCAGCATGCCGAGCGACCATCCTGAGGTGCATCTCAAGGACGTTCGCGTTCCTTCGTCGGCTGTCGTGGGTGAGGTGGGGCGTGGGCTCGACTGTGCGCAGCTGTTCATTCACGAGAACCGCACCCGTCAGGCGGCTTCGTCATTGGGCGCCGCTCAGTTCTGCATCAACCAGAGCGTCAAGTACGCACAGGAGCGTGTCGCCTTCGGTAAGCCGCTCGCCCAGCACCAGGGGATTCAGTGGCAACTCGTGGAGCTGCAGACCGAAGCTGAGCTGGTGCGCAACACACTTCACAAGACGGCCGCGATGATGGACGAGAGCGGAAGAACCTCCGTCTCGGACAAGGTCGCGATGGTCAACGTTCGGGGCAACCAGCTCGCGTGTAAAGCCGCAGACCGAGCGATGCAGATTCACGGCGGCATGGGTTACACCCGAGCCCTTCCCTTCGAGCAGATCTATCGCCACCACAGGCGATACCGCATCACCGAGGGTACGGACGAGGTGCAGTTCCGCCGGATTGCTGCGGCGATGTTCGACTTCAAGTCGGCTGGCTGAGGGCTCGGTAGCGCTTGGCAATCACCCAAGACCAGTCTTGCGACTTTGGTCAGACCATTCTATAGTTGCGACTAATTGGTCATTGCCGGTCTCGCTCCGGGCGGTCGGCGCCTCCTACGACGGGAGCAGCGAATGGATCTGCGGGACGCCCCCGACGAAGCGGCTTTCCGCGCCAGGGTTCGTGAGTGGCTGGCGACGACGTTGCCATCGCTTCCCTGGCCGGAGCCGCACGGGCTCGAGGAAAAGGTTCCGTTCTGGCGAGAGTGGCAGCGGCAGCTCCACGACGCGGGCCTGGCCGGACTCACCTGGCCGAAGGAGTACGGCGGTCAAGGGCTGGACGAGCGGATGCGCGCGATCTTCAGCGAGGAGTGCGACCGCTCCGGAGCCCCAGAGCGCCTGAACATCATCGGCGAGGACTTCTGCGGCCCCACCATCGCGCACTACGGCACGCCGGAGCAGAAGGAGCGCCTGCTGACCCCCATCCTCACCGGCGAGGAGATCTGGTGCCAGCTCTTCTCCGAACCGGAGGCCGGCTCCGACCTGGCGAGCCTGCGCACCAAGGCCACCCGGGTTGAGGGAGGGTGGCGCATCAACGGGCAGAAGATGTGGACCAGTCGCGCCCAGATCGCGGCACACGCCATCCTGCTCGCGCGGACCGGCGGCACCGACCCCGACAAGCAGCGGCACAAGGGCATCACGTTCTTCCTGCTCCCGATGGACAGTGACGGCATCACGGTCAAGCCCCTGCGGCACATGCTGGGGGAGGCGGAGTTCAACGAGGTGTTCCTCGACGACGTCTTCATCCCGGACGAGCTCGTGGTGGGCGAGGTCGACCAGGGCTGGCAGGTCGCTATGGGCACTCTGGCCTTCGAGCGCGTCGCGATCGCGACGGGCCGTGTCAACACGAGCAAGGCGGTCGCCGACATCATCGATGACGTCCGCGGAATGACGGACTCCGCGGGCGAGCCACTCGGCGCGGACCCCAGGATCAGGCAGACGATCGCGGACCTGTGGTCGCGTGCCCTGATCCACCGGGCCATCGGCCAGCGCGTGATCACGGGCGCGGCCGCCGGCGCTCCTCCCGGTCCCGTCACCTCCATCGGCAAGCTCTACTTCTGTCCACTGGTGGAGAACTTGGCGGACTTCCGGTTGTCCTTCGCGCCGTTGGGCGGTCAGTTCCAGATGGCCGACCACGAGGGTCAGGAAGACGACGTCTCGGCGTGGCTGCGCCTGGCCAACCAGGGCCGCGGTACCGCGATCGCCGGCGGCTCCACCTACATCCAGAGAAACATCGCTGCCGAGCGGCTCCTCGGCATGCCTCGGTCGTGAAGGAGAGCTGAATTGACCTACGTCTGGAACCCCTCGGCGGACTACCTCGAGAACGCCAACGTCCGACGGCTGATGCGTCGTCTGGGGGTGTCCACGATCGAGGAACTGCGCGAGCGCTCGGTCGCCGACATCGGCGCTTTCTGGGGGGAGGTCGTCTCCGACCTGGAGATTCCCTTCCATACCCCGTATCGCTCGGTCGTCGATCTGAGCCGCGGGATCGAGTGGCCGGAGTGGTTCGTCGATGGCGGCCTCAACGCCGCGGAGGCGTGCCTGGGTAAGTGGGCGGCTCGGACGCCGCAGGCGATGGCGGTGGTGCACGAGGACGAGGCCGGTCGGGTCACCCGACTCACCTATGCCGAGCTTGCCGACGAGGTGGCCCGACTTCAAGGGGGCCTGCGCACACTCGGGGTGGGCAAGGGAGACGCGGTCGCGGTCTTCCTGCCGATGATTCCCGAGGCCGTCGTTGCGACCTACGCCGTCGCCGGCCTGGGAGCGATGTTGGTGCCGCTCTTCTCCGGCTTCGCCGCTGCAGCGATCGCCAGTCGGATCCAGGACGCCTCCGCCAAGGCGGTGATCAGTGCCGACGGCACCCTTCGCCGGGGGCGGGCGACGTCGATGCTTCCTGCCCTCCGGGAGGCCCTCACGTCCTGCCCCACCGTGCAAGCGGTGGTGGTGGTCGACAACGTCGGCACGACCGGCGAGCTCGGGGAGCGAGAGCACGCCTGGACCGACATCATCACCTCCGAGCCGGAGAGGGCGGTCGAACCGACGGCGTCCAGCGACGTTCTCCTGTTGGCCTACACGTCCGGCACGACCGGCAAGCCCAAGGGGGCCGTGCACACGCACGCCGGCTTCGTCACGAAGACCGCCTCTGAGGTCTCCTACGCCTTCGATATCAACGAAGGACGGACCTTCTTCTGGGTGACGGACATGGGCTGGATCATGGGGCCGCTGTCGATCTTCGGAACGCACGGATCTGGCGGAACGCTCCTCCTGTACGAAGGTTCTGTCGACGTGCCGGACACCAACCGGCTGTGGCAGCTCGTCGAGGACCACTCCGTGTCCATGCTGGGCGTCAGTCCGACCCTCATCCGCACTCTCAAGGCAGCCGGTGGCGTGCCTGAACAGGAGCTGGGCAGCGTGCGGACCCTCGGTTCCACAGGTGAGCCGTGGGACCCCGAGTCCTACGAGTGGCTGGCGCGCGACGTGTTCGACGAGCGCGTCCCGGTCATCAACTTCTCCGGCGGAACCGAGGTGGGCGGCTCGTTCCTGTGCCCCTACCCCGTCGAGGCGATCCGGAGCTGCTCGCTCGGTGGGCCGGCTCTGGGGATGGATGTCGATGTCGTCGACGACAATGCCCAACCGGTCCGAGGCCAGATCGGTGAACTGGTGTGCCGCCAGCCCTGGCCCTCCATAACCAGAGGCGTGTGGAACGACGACGCGCGTGGTACGCGCTACCACGAGTCCTACTGGTCAACGTTCGACGGACTGTGGCGCCACGGTGACTTTGCGTTGGTGGACGAGAGCGGCAGCTGGTTCATCCTTGGACGGTCCGACGACGTCATGAATGTCGCGGGGAAGCGAGTCGCCCCGGCCGAGATCGAGTCCATCGTCGCCACCGAGCCCAGCGTGGCCGAGTGCGCTGTGGTGGGCATCCCTGACGCCACCAAGGGCGAGGCGGTGTGGGTCTTCTACGTGCCCAAGGTCTCCGCGTCGGAGGAGGAGGAACTGGAGATCGAGGCTCGGATCAAGTCGCGGGTGGCTGCAGGGGTCGGAAAGCCTTTCACGCCGAGCCGCGTCGTTCGCGCTGACCACCTGCCCAAGACCCGGTCGGCCAAGATCCTTCGGCGGGCGATCCGTGCGGCCGTCCTCGACCAGGACGCCGGCGATCTTTCGGGGGCGGAGAACCCCGAGGCAGTCATCGAGATCCGCGAGCGCTCCCGGGGCTGGCGTGACTGAGAGTCACTCGTCCGAGACGTCGATGGCAGTGCGCTCCTCGACTGCCAGCACGGCCTCGGCGTACTCCTGGACGTGGCGCGACATCCGGCGCACCGCGGCCTCGGGGTCGCCGTCGCGAATCGCGCGCGTCACGCTCTCGTGGGCTGACACGGTCGTCTTCCGGACCGGCGCGTCGACGAACCCCTGGTTGTCGGTGGAGGCGTAGATGGCCCTGGACAGCGCAACCATGAACCCCGTCAGCAGCTCGTTGTGCGAGGCGACAGCCACTGCAACGTGCCAGTCGATGTTGGCCTTGAGGAAGTCGGCCAGCGACCCCTCGGCCGCGATGGCGACGTTCGCCGCGTCGAGAGCCTCGAGGTCTGCAGCTGTCCGGTACTTCGCAGCCAACCGGGCGCACGCCGGTTCTACGGCCTCGCGGGTCTCCAGCAGCGCCGCGAGCCGGACATTGCGGCCGCGGATCAGGAGGTTCACGGTGCTGGCAATCGAGTC
Protein-coding regions in this window:
- a CDS encoding AMP-binding protein, which gives rise to MSAVLKTIQDRYTEEQIASFYDEGFWKSSSLNAVVQSHALERPDAPFIFDSTTSYTYGEMAEGAVRLAAGLKRTGLERGDRIAVQLPNWTEFALVVAAASRIGVIVVPIMPIYRDAEVSYVISHSGAVMAVTCGEFRGFDYVAMFDRLRPECPELGQVFVARADAGLAPALGKPLDGLRVEGDLTDLEAEIGPDSSPDDAFLIVYTSGTTSRPKGCFHTFNTVRASAEAIAHSLDYGPSDVQFGPSPVGHGTGLITSFALPLVTGASSYLMEVWEPEEALRRIQQYGCTTAVTATAFLQMLMTAFDPAKHDASSLRRWVCAGAPIPSVVVEKSRQIFSGCQTLSLYGRTENYLTTMCTVRDEPERSVNSDGSALRGAEVKIVDERGQEVPRGEEGDIAYRGPSHMIEYFRDDVETKALFTPDGFSKSGDLGRMDEDGYVRVTGRLKDIVIRGGMNISAREIEEHLLRMPGVSNVAVVGMPDERLGEKVCAYIVSEDPDNPPTLEEVIAHLKEHKVATQKLPERLEVVSEFPVTATGKIQKHVLRADIAEKVS
- a CDS encoding PucR family transcriptional regulator is translated as MTQEQSNRNDSTALEAHIGELNRWLTLEMQLSAVAAHGGGIAGLVRHASSLSPNPLWVLDSRHRVVARSYQARGSDFRQPELHRLLESRPTSLAATEPTLVPVQPALGIARRHLLIPVSRDDHMFAWLVVAEVSARFGREDARFAARLAFHLASEYSAQRRVAQASWNARSTLARQLVRGTTSVADLMVAADYLGVQPRADRVVVYVSEASGSEPHDEEALSESVAAELGVEVLPTRGSEGVILLVEVPEEAPGAAFVQSVKHAMTAVMTELGEPEVAVGVSGVSRMGALERAYRETREVIHCIDRFSRPGCKVVSVNDLGPARLFVANSDLGAVRHYVQDVLGALLTGLPGTPDLLRTLQCFFDTGHSVRESAALLGIHENTVRLRLAKIHELTGLDVASDANDQLSAQTALLVLRLEGHPAIPAFGEHQPMVQKVAAKKDTA
- a CDS encoding NADPH:quinone oxidoreductase family protein; the encoded protein is MRALVIPEKIGPDQATLRDGVPEPEGAHPWADGERLLVEVRAAAVAFPDVLQSRGEYQHGTEAPYVTGGEYAGVVLEAPSSSRFRAGDRIAGLSVWGAVAERALGIPRYAVRIPDEMSWTAGAAFFLNYATAAFALRRAGFVEAESVLVHGASGGVGTATLDLLRGRAGRLVAVVSSDAKAAVARDCGADEVLFTDQEWSRQVRELTGHGVDVVIDPVGGDRFTDSLRALDVGGRLMVVGFAAGGIPEVRVNRLLLRILSVMGVALEPWVQRHPDYGPELIDQLESLAQERRVRPWIGTTLRFGQAEQALTTLASREALGKVVVEL
- a CDS encoding SDR family NAD(P)-dependent oxidoreductase, giving the protein MTNADADLYDETVWRDRFRLDGKVAVITGASSGLGVAIAQGMAAAGADVAIGARRLDMLKETKGLVEALGRRCVAVETDVTKVEDCDRFVATAVAELGGCDILVNNAGIGGDYNPATEDPPEHFRQVVDVNLFGSYWMAQAAGRVMPPGSAVVNLSSVMAVTTAKMPAAGYSSAKAGVLGMTRDLAAQWGARGIRVNAIMPGIFLTEATANYSPNYQRKIIDARIPSGRLGDPVEIASTAVFLASDASAYITGVGLPVDGGTLLL
- a CDS encoding phosphotransferase family protein, encoding MRRVSAHAEVTELGQLEGGVSSLTYSCLVADSLGERQVVLKIAPPGLAPVHHRDVLRQARVLRLLAGLPGFPVPGVVFEDGGDPPDVPPMFGMELRAGDAYEPGLDMSANPPAPDVAAERMLAAARALGVLQTRTPDELGVGEEPVSAVQDELDRWERLFSTVDADIAPGHQDLYRRLSERVPRGIEPRMLHGDYRLANMLFVGRDLEAVIDWEIWSVGDPRFDLAWLLMHLNPRHVFHEDRSDADVAACSALPSAQAIIDEYVSTRRGLGADEGHIEAVTTGLEWFVGVGFYKVASTIAAIYKRERKLPQPTPKLEVAARHLPGVLEAGHSVLDTV
- a CDS encoding NADPH:quinone oxidoreductase family protein; translation: MRAVVVDTLNGPGSAVVKEVPSPEGAHPRAGGRRVLVDVHAVGLSFIDPLQTWGKYQGGVEPPYICGSELSGVVLEAPEDSWVSVGDRVGGIVWQGAMADQALAIEDYLVRLPDSMSFVEGASIYMNYSTAWYALDRAGAEPGETVLVTGASGGVGSCALDLCRSLGYRSIALVSSEAKALAARKSGASHVVRTGGDWLSEVRDLTDGRGVEVFVDMVGGDQFLDTMRSLRVGGRGVIVGFTGGTIPTVKVNRLLLRNLTLTGITMDVMETEHPGTLERVRLGVQALLDEGQLRPSIGAVYPMDRAGEALSALEKRTAVGKVVVEIR
- a CDS encoding MaoC family dehydratase, whose protein sequence is MTTSLSIAELQASGGRVIGTSSWHDVTQERILAFADATEDWNPIHVDPAAAARTPTGTVIAHGLFTLALGPKFFYEILEVTGTSLQLNYGYDKVRWLLPVPVGSRVRMTMELIDGEPVDQGIKFRTRETFEIEGKDKPACVAEHLFTCYYEKDA
- a CDS encoding acyl-CoA dehydrogenase family protein → MDWSIPKDITEFIVKIDDFIAAELKPIEEENQEFFDHRREFSRTDLERDGFPAARWLEILAELRRRADAAGLYRYPLPAALGGQDGSNLAMAMIREHLTSLGPGLHFPHHDEHSVVANLPIALVLLEYGTHLQKEQYLDRHVSGEIEIAFGLTEPGHGSDATFIETTARRDGDDWIINGAKRFNSLSDAAEADLVFARTSGEDGKADGITAFLVPTDSEGFSIPFNHWTISMPSDHPEVHLKDVRVPSSAVVGEVGRGLDCAQLFIHENRTRQAASSLGAAQFCINQSVKYAQERVAFGKPLAQHQGIQWQLVELQTEAELVRNTLHKTAAMMDESGRTSVSDKVAMVNVRGNQLACKAADRAMQIHGGMGYTRALPFEQIYRHHRRYRITEGTDEVQFRRIAAAMFDFKSAG
- a CDS encoding acyl-CoA dehydrogenase family protein, which gives rise to MDLRDAPDEAAFRARVREWLATTLPSLPWPEPHGLEEKVPFWREWQRQLHDAGLAGLTWPKEYGGQGLDERMRAIFSEECDRSGAPERLNIIGEDFCGPTIAHYGTPEQKERLLTPILTGEEIWCQLFSEPEAGSDLASLRTKATRVEGGWRINGQKMWTSRAQIAAHAILLARTGGTDPDKQRHKGITFFLLPMDSDGITVKPLRHMLGEAEFNEVFLDDVFIPDELVVGEVDQGWQVAMGTLAFERVAIATGRVNTSKAVADIIDDVRGMTDSAGEPLGADPRIRQTIADLWSRALIHRAIGQRVITGAAAGAPPGPVTSIGKLYFCPLVENLADFRLSFAPLGGQFQMADHEGQEDDVSAWLRLANQGRGTAIAGGSTYIQRNIAAERLLGMPRS